In the genome of Lynx canadensis isolate LIC74 chromosome X, mLynCan4.pri.v2, whole genome shotgun sequence, one region contains:
- the LOC115506872 gene encoding rhox homeobox family member 2-like, whose translation MDPFNQFKREVTDFPSLGVDEDREELRESKQVTMSLTRNGEAEKARAEFAPEQQAAGIRIKEEEDSGDDGAGYGHSNGREGAGNVGAGYPWPPGCETRDVGCGRSPRQLEPVEPKQEEQLPPAAAPAPAPGGRQPAGPRFVFTPLQVRHMENLFNYTQYPSTTVRQELSRFMNVPVARVQVWFKNRRAKLRRQQRALRYRNMPPMAMVPPFNFNVGGPYRGIFNRGPDCMWMPQEPMMPPGPPRPPMPPFPPMFLPPPPWLHPPFPPCGCPPLFRHCGCPPPFPRYGCPPMAHPGAVPPVVLP comes from the exons ATGGATCCTTTCAACCAATTCAAGCGCGAAGTCACGGACTTCCCCAGCCTGGGAGTCGACGAGGACCGGGAAGAGCTGCGTG AAAGCAAGCAAGTGACGATGTCGCTTACCAGAAACGGAGAGGCGGAGAAAGCCAGGGCCGAGTTCGCACCTGAGCAGCAGGCGGCAGGCATACGAATCAAGGAGGAAGAAGATAGCGGCGACGACGGTGCTGGTTATGGCCACAGCAATGGCAGAGAAGGGGCCGGCAACGTGGGCGCTGGATATCCGTGGCCCCCGGGCTGCGAAACCCGCGATGTGGGCTGCGGCCGCAGCCCACGGCAGTTGGAGCCAGTGGAGCCGAAGCAGGAGGAGCAGTTGCCCCCCGCcgcggctccg gctcCCGCTCCAGGAGGGAGGCAGCCGGCGGGCCCCCGCTTCGTGTTCACCCCGCTGCAGGTGCGCCATATGGAGAACTTGTTCAACTACACCCAGTATCCCAGCACCACCGTGCG CCAGGAACTTTCGAGATTCATGAATGTGCCTGTAGCCAGAGTGCAG GTTTGGTTTAAGAATAGGAGGGCCAAGTTGAGAAGACAGCAGAGGGCACTGAGGTACAGAAACATGCCCCCCATGGCCATGGTCCCCCCTTTCAACTTTAACGTGGGTGGACCATACCGTGGCATCTTCAATCGGGGGCCAGATTGTATGTGGATGCCTCAGGAGCCAATGATGCCGCCTGGGCCACCTCGCCCGCCCATGCCACCCTTTCCTCCTAtgttcctgcctcctcctccctggtTGCATCCACCTTTCCCTCCCTGTGGCTGCCCTCCACTGTTTCGTCACTGTGGCTGCCCTCCACCTTTCCCTCGCTATGGCTGTCCTCCTATGGCCCATCCTGGTGCGGTACCACCCGTGGTTCTTCCTTAA